A genomic segment from Juglans regia cultivar Chandler chromosome 14, Walnut 2.0, whole genome shotgun sequence encodes:
- the LOC108994664 gene encoding glucan endo-1,3-beta-glucosidase-like, whose translation MVGLLDSKDSKALMAPIFLLLGFLIWSLELTGAQSVGVCYGKNGNNLPADGEVIELYRSNGIGRMRIYEPDRSILDALRGSNIELIIGISNNNLEALTDAAAATNWVEKNVRNYWPEIKFRYIAVGNEVHPNENEAQFVLPAMQNILNATASANLHDRIKVSTAIDTTLLGNSYPPSVGSFSDSASSYINPIIKFLVKNGAPLLANLYPYFSYINNPQAISLPYALFTSQSVVMMDGNHGYRNLFDAMLDSLYSALERAGAPDLQIVVSESGWPSEGGATASIQNAGTYYKNLINHVKGGTPKRPGQAIETYLFAMFDENQKSAATAIERHFGLFLPDKQPKYQISFGNSIFCVGRGIFVSIL comes from the exons ATGGTTGGCTTACTCGACTCAAAAGATAGCAAAGCTCTTATGGCTCCCATATTCCTACTTCTTGGTTTTCTGATATGGAGCCTAGAATTAACAg GTGCACAATCTGTTGGTGTATGTTATGGAAAAAATGGCAATAATCTACCAGCTGATGGAGAAGTCATAGAACTATATAGAAGCAATGGCATTGGAAGAATGCGGATATATGAACCAGATCGATCAATTCTCGATGCCCTTAGAGGATCAAACATAGAACTCATCATTGGCATATCTAACAACAACCTTGAAGCCCTCACTGATGCTGCAGCTGCAACAAATTGGGTCGAGAAGAACGTCAGAAACTACTGGCCGGAAATAAAGTTTCGATACATTGCTGTTGGGAACGAAGTACATCCTAATGAAAATGAAGCCCAATTTGTTCTACCTGCCATGCAAAACATTCTTAATGCAACTGCATCTGCCAATTTGCATGACCGAATAAAGGTGTCAACAGCCATAGACACAACTTTGCTGGGAAATTCCTACCCTCCATCAGTAGGCTCATTCAGTGACTCTGCAAGTTCATATATAAACCCAATCATCAAATTCCTTGTCAAGAATGGTGCACCACTTCTAGCCAATTTGTACCCCTACTTTAGCTATATAAATAACCCTCAAGCCATCAGCCTTCCATATGCCTTATTTACTTCACAAAGCGTTGTGATGATGGATGGTAATCATGGATACAGGAATCTCTTTGATGCAATGTTGGATTCTCTGTACTCTGCTCTTGAGAGAGCCGGTGCACCTGATTTGCAGATTGTAGTATCAGAGAGCGGTTGGCCATCAGAAGGTGGTGCTACAGCTTCAATTCAAAATGCTGGCACTTACTACAAGAATTTGATTAATCATGTGAAGGGTGGGACTCCAAAGAGGCCTGGACAAGCAATAGAAACATATTTGTTCGCCATGTTTGATGAAAACCAGAAGAGTGCGGCCACAGCAATTGAAAGACATTTTGGTCTCTTCTTACCTGACAAACAACCCAAGTACCAAATCAGTTTTGGCAATAGTATTTTCTGCGTGGGAAGAGGAATCTTTGTGAGTATACTATAG
- the LOC108994640 gene encoding glucan endo-1,3-beta-glucosidase-like, translated as MASIYTMRNRTFITAMSMLLLLQLLCSLQNMDAQSIGVCYGGSGNANNLPPESEAVSLCKTHGIGKMRIYSPYPQILQPLGDSNIELMVGVPKDTFQDLADPSAAADWVQMNVKSYSSNVKLKYIAVGNELDPTAHFVLPCDSFQRNKKNNSSNVKFMYISVGNDIDPTDAAAQFVLPVMQNIYKAIADAGLQNQIKVSTAVSTNLLGVFDPPSAAAFSDKARTFIEPIISFLVSTGAPLLANIYPYFRVKYNNQSLPYALFTATDVVVQDGKLEYRNLFDALMDALYYAIEKINEGSLEIVVSESGWPSAGGAVETIENAGTYYRNLVNHVKGGTPKRPGKAIETYLLGLFDENLKEKDVDRHFGLFYGNKTAKYSMSFT; from the exons ATGGCTTCAATATATACAATGAGGAATAGAACTTTTATTACTGCCATGTCGATGTTGCTACTTCTTCAGCTGTTGTGTAGCCTACAGAATatgg ATGCACAATCCATCGGTGTTTGCTACGGAGGAAGTGGCAATGCAAACAATTTACCACCTGAGTCGGAAGCTGTAAGTCTCTGCAAAACACATGGCATTGGAAAGATGCGCATTTACTCTCCATATCCACAAATTCTTCAACCCCTTGGAGACTCGAACATAGAACTCATGGTTGGAGTCCCTAAGGACACCTTTCAAGACCTTGCCGACCCTTCAGCTGCAGCTGATTGGGTCCAGATGAATGTAAAAAGCTATTCTTCCAATGTCAAGCTCAAGTACATTGCTGTTGGAAACGAATTAGATCCAACAGCTCATTTTGTTCTACCGTGTGATTCATTCCAgaggaataaaaaaaacaattcctcCAATGTCAAGTTCATGTACATTAGCGTTGGAAACGACATAGATCCAACGGATGCAGCAGCTCAGTTTGTTCTTCCCGTAATGCAAAACATTTACAAAGCAATTGCTGATGCTGGTCTGCAAAACCAAATCAAGGTCTCAACGGCGGTGAGCACAAATTTGTTGGGTGTTTTTGATCCTCCATCGGCAGCTGCTTTCAGTGACAAGGCAAGGACATTCATCGAGCCAATCATTAGTTTCCTGGTCAGTACTGGGGCACCACTCCTTGCCAACATCTACCCTTATTTCAGAGTTAAATACAACAACCAATCACTACCCTATGCCTTATTTACTGCAACAGATGTTGTCGTGCAAGATGGCAAGCTAGAGTACAGAAATCTCTTTGATGCCTTGATGGATGCTTTGTATTATGctattgagaaaataaatgaaggaAGTTTGGAAATTGTGGTGTCAGAGAGTGGCTGGCCATCTGCTGGTGGTGCTGTGGAAACTATTGAGAATGCAGGCACTTATTATAGGAATTTGGTTAATCATGTGAAAGGAGGGACTCCAAAAAGGCCAGGAAAGGCCATAGAAACTTATTTGCTTGGCTTGTTTGATGAGAACCTCAAGGAAAAGGACGTTGATAGACACTTTGGCCTATTCTATGGCAATAAAACGGCAAAGTATAGTATGAGTTTCACTTGA